In a single window of the Bradyrhizobium sp. ORS 285 genome:
- a CDS encoding thiamine pyrophosphate-binding protein: protein MKVSPDSAADLIARLLKRRGVNRVFALCGGHIMPIWMRLDAEGIQIIDVRDERAAVHMAQAHAELTGELGVALVTAGPGMTNAITGIANAHVSRAPVLVMSGGNPRPQENRGGLQDMDHTQLVRSITRYARTVREPSLVLQELDEAIARAFGDGGEPGPVFIDFPVDTLRGIVPKALQLEEHLAPKPRAVTSPDPAEVEKAVELLWSARRVLVISGRGARGAGPELIGLLDRLGAVYLDTGESRGLVPDDHPSVVGAMRGAVMGDADVVLTVGRKLDFQLAYGSPAVFKDAKFVRISDTASELRDNRRGAAEILASPAETLRAIVALAGNRESAVDRQWAAKLRASHQERAAKLKQSMATAAHGSDGRLHPNRVLSALQEAIGNDAVVITDGGDFLSFARVGLSAPLMLDPGPFGCIGVGVPYGIAASLAYPDRPVVVATGDGAFGFNAVEVDTAVRHKAPVLIVVANNGAWQIEVHDQTVTHGKVVGTKLQFADHAAMARAFGMHAERVETEAQLGPAIERALANRPALLDMVVTPEAVSSDAKTGLAWVPDLQPLAAWDEAERKWRAS, encoded by the coding sequence ATGAAAGTCTCTCCCGACAGTGCCGCCGACCTGATCGCCCGACTGCTGAAGCGCCGCGGCGTCAACCGCGTGTTCGCACTGTGCGGCGGCCACATCATGCCGATCTGGATGCGGCTCGATGCGGAGGGGATCCAGATCATCGACGTGCGCGACGAGCGCGCCGCCGTCCACATGGCGCAGGCACATGCGGAGCTCACCGGCGAGCTCGGCGTGGCGCTGGTCACGGCGGGACCCGGCATGACCAATGCGATCACCGGCATCGCCAACGCCCATGTCTCGCGCGCCCCGGTGTTGGTGATGTCGGGCGGCAATCCGCGGCCGCAGGAAAACCGAGGCGGTCTGCAGGACATGGATCACACCCAGCTGGTGCGCTCGATCACGCGCTATGCGCGCACGGTGCGCGAGCCGTCGCTGGTGCTGCAGGAGCTCGACGAGGCGATCGCGCGTGCGTTCGGCGATGGCGGCGAGCCCGGGCCGGTCTTCATCGACTTTCCTGTCGATACGCTGCGCGGGATCGTTCCGAAGGCGCTGCAGCTCGAAGAACATCTTGCGCCGAAACCGCGTGCGGTGACGAGCCCCGATCCCGCCGAGGTCGAGAAGGCCGTCGAGCTGCTGTGGTCGGCGCGCCGCGTGCTGGTCATCTCCGGCCGCGGCGCCCGCGGCGCGGGGCCCGAGCTGATCGGGCTGCTCGACCGTCTTGGCGCCGTCTATCTCGACACCGGCGAGAGCAGGGGACTCGTCCCCGACGATCATCCGTCCGTGGTCGGCGCGATGCGCGGTGCGGTGATGGGCGATGCCGATGTCGTGCTGACGGTCGGCCGCAAGCTCGATTTCCAGCTCGCCTATGGCTCGCCGGCCGTGTTCAAGGACGCCAAGTTCGTGCGCATCAGCGACACCGCGAGCGAGCTGCGCGACAATCGCCGCGGCGCGGCCGAGATCCTGGCGTCACCGGCTGAGACGCTCCGCGCGATCGTGGCGCTTGCGGGCAATCGCGAATCGGCCGTCGATCGGCAATGGGCCGCGAAGCTGCGCGCGAGTCATCAGGAGCGCGCCGCCAAGCTGAAGCAGAGCATGGCGACGGCGGCCCACGGCTCCGACGGACGCCTGCATCCGAACCGAGTGTTATCAGCATTGCAGGAGGCAATTGGCAACGACGCGGTGGTCATCACCGACGGCGGCGATTTCCTGTCCTTCGCTCGCGTCGGCTTGAGCGCGCCGTTGATGCTCGATCCCGGCCCGTTCGGCTGCATCGGCGTCGGCGTGCCCTATGGCATCGCTGCAAGCCTTGCTTATCCCGACAGACCGGTGGTGGTCGCGACCGGCGACGGTGCCTTCGGCTTCAACGCGGTCGAGGTCGATACCGCCGTGCGTCACAAGGCGCCGGTGCTGATCGTCGTCGCCAACAACGGCGCCTGGCAGATCGAGGTGCATGACCAGACCGTCACGCACGGCAAGGTCGTGGGGACAAAACTGCAATTCGCCGACCACGCGGCGATGGCCCGCGCCTTCGGCATGCATGCCGAGCGCGTCGAGACCGAGGCGCAGTTGGGGCCGGCGATCGAGCGCGCGCTCGCCAATCGCCCGGCGCTGCTCGACATGGTGGTGACGCCCGAGGCGGTGTCGTCGGATGCCAAGACGGGACTGGCGTGGGTGCCGGACCTGCAGCCACTGGCGGCGTGGGATGAGGCGGAGCGGAAGTGGCGGGCGAGCTAA
- a CDS encoding MFS transporter: protein MTQAAAMDGETDLSRRHEANPGEIAIGVIIGRTSEFFDFFVYAIASVIVFPRLVFPFADELTQTLYSFALFALAFIARPFGSVIFMAIDRRYGKSAKLIIALFLLGTSTVAIAFLPSYYTVGAGAIWLLALARIGQGLAWGGAWDGLASLLAMNAPEHQRGWYAMIPQLGAPLGLIVASTLFAFFVGHLSAADFFDWGWRYPFFVAFAINVVALFARLRMVVTPEYDELFHSRELQPASVANTIRHEGRNIVIGAFAPLASFALFHMVTVFPLSWVFLFTRETPARFLIIEAIGAVFGVIAIIASGMLADRIGRKSLLIGSAIAIAVFSGFAPQLLDAGPVGETVYMVLGFILLGLSFGQSSGAIAANFARTYRYTASALTADLAWLFGAGFAPLAALLLASYFGLLSAGGYLLSGAVCTLLALWLSAPRQLQQT, encoded by the coding sequence ATGACACAGGCAGCGGCCATGGACGGCGAGACCGATCTCTCCCGCAGGCATGAGGCGAATCCGGGCGAGATCGCGATCGGCGTCATCATCGGCCGCACGTCGGAGTTCTTCGACTTCTTCGTCTACGCCATCGCCTCGGTGATCGTGTTTCCGCGCCTGGTCTTCCCGTTCGCCGACGAGCTGACGCAGACGCTGTATTCCTTCGCGCTATTCGCGCTCGCCTTCATCGCCCGCCCGTTCGGCAGCGTGATCTTCATGGCGATCGACCGCCGCTACGGCAAGAGCGCCAAGCTGATCATTGCGCTATTCCTGCTGGGCACATCGACCGTCGCGATCGCCTTCCTGCCGAGCTACTACACCGTCGGCGCCGGCGCGATCTGGCTGCTGGCGCTGGCGCGAATCGGCCAGGGCTTGGCCTGGGGCGGCGCCTGGGACGGCCTCGCCTCCCTGCTCGCGATGAATGCGCCGGAGCATCAGCGCGGCTGGTACGCGATGATCCCGCAGCTCGGCGCGCCGCTCGGGCTGATCGTCGCCAGCACGCTGTTCGCCTTCTTCGTCGGCCATCTCTCGGCGGCTGATTTCTTCGACTGGGGCTGGCGCTATCCGTTCTTCGTCGCCTTCGCCATCAACGTCGTCGCGCTGTTCGCGCGGCTGCGCATGGTGGTGACGCCCGAATATGACGAGCTGTTTCATTCGCGCGAGCTGCAGCCCGCCAGCGTGGCCAACACCATCCGCCACGAGGGCCGCAACATCGTCATCGGCGCGTTCGCGCCGCTGGCGAGCTTCGCGCTCTTCCACATGGTGACGGTGTTTCCGCTGTCCTGGGTGTTCCTGTTCACCAGGGAGACGCCGGCGCGCTTTTTGATCATCGAGGCCATCGGCGCGGTGTTCGGTGTCATCGCGATCATCGCCTCCGGCATGCTCGCCGACCGCATCGGCCGCAAGTCGCTGCTGATCGGCTCGGCCATCGCGATCGCGGTATTCTCCGGCTTCGCGCCGCAGCTGCTCGATGCCGGCCCGGTCGGCGAGACCGTCTACATGGTGCTCGGCTTCATCCTGCTCGGCCTGTCGTTCGGCCAGTCCTCGGGCGCGATCGCCGCCAACTTCGCCCGCACCTATCGCTACACGGCGTCCGCACTGACGGCCGACCTTGCGTGGCTGTTCGGCGCGGGATTTGCGCCACTCGCCGCGCTGCTGCTGGCATCGTATTTCGGCCTGCTCTCGGCCGGCGGCTATCTGCTGTCGGGCGCAGTGTGCACGCTGCTGGCCCTGTGGCTCAGCGCGCCGCGGCAGCTGCAGCAGACGTGA
- a CDS encoding copper chaperone PCu(A)C: MRARVLRSVSAAFAALIVATTCQIAKAGEGLTLSDAWVPAAPEVGRDIPLSLTIKNDTSAPEALMRVRCPIANFSERHTVDRGEGAPAMRSIPNIPISAGSTLVLLPTAYHVMLLQTREPLEPGKRFTCTIVFQKAGSIETEVEVRKSP, encoded by the coding sequence ATGCGGGCGCGGGTCTTGCGAAGTGTATCGGCTGCGTTTGCGGCGCTGATCGTCGCGACGACGTGTCAGATAGCGAAGGCTGGCGAAGGTCTCACCTTGTCCGACGCCTGGGTGCCTGCGGCCCCCGAAGTGGGCCGCGACATTCCCCTGTCTCTCACGATCAAGAACGACACGTCAGCGCCCGAAGCCTTGATGCGCGTGCGCTGCCCGATCGCGAATTTCTCCGAGCGCCACACCGTCGACCGCGGCGAGGGGGCGCCGGCGATGCGCTCCATTCCCAACATTCCGATCTCCGCCGGCAGCACGCTGGTGCTGCTGCCGACGGCCTATCACGTGATGCTGCTGCAGACGCGCGAGCCACTCGAGCCGGGCAAGCGCTTCACCTGCACCATCGTTTTCCAGAAAGCGGGATCCATCGAGACGGAGGTCGAGGTTCGCAAATCCCCCTGA
- a CDS encoding PQQ-dependent dehydrogenase, methanol/ethanol family, with protein MRKNVRTTLRAVLLASAAFACFNLAAPAQAADETTPERLLNADKEAGNWLHHHKNYSGTRFSTLKEINKDNVKNLKVAWTMHLGGVEGGGIWSHGGLEGTPIVENGMIYVTDGWGSVYKIDARGGKGQLVWKMDPKTDHDWAGAIACCGVDNRGVALWGDLVVSHTLDGRLIATNKETGQVAWQRQVADPDKGEVITGAPLIVKNMAISGVAGAEYGIRGWIAATDLGTQKEVWRTHTIPAKGEPGSETWKDSNDAAAAGGGSTWVTGTYDPATDTIIWGVGNPGPDWDNAYRPGDNLYTDSSLALDANTGKIKWHYQHTPNDPYDYDSVAENVLVDVPTPNGQTQKLALEADRNGFAYAIDRTNGKFLWGLPFVKKVTWTKGLDPETGKPIEYDPKNPVQRYNASVTPHRENKVADICPGNMGGKNWPPTSYNPDLKLWYIPVIESCNRITVEEATKDKLKAREFWTGGGPSQPFKITGSVTAIDVTTGKIAGKMETPFPNLGGMLSTPDLVFTGQPSGEVMALDAKTLQKLWEFNTGGGVNAPPVTFTVDGKQYVAILVGLGGAWDKWFIESTPELKKIQPGSMLYVFAL; from the coding sequence ATGAGGAAAAACGTCAGGACGACCCTTCGGGCGGTGCTGCTCGCCAGCGCGGCGTTTGCCTGCTTCAATCTCGCAGCGCCAGCCCAGGCTGCGGACGAGACGACGCCGGAGCGGCTGCTCAATGCCGACAAGGAAGCCGGCAATTGGCTGCATCATCACAAGAACTACTCGGGCACGCGCTTCTCGACGTTGAAGGAGATCAACAAGGACAACGTCAAGAACCTGAAGGTCGCCTGGACCATGCATCTCGGCGGCGTCGAGGGCGGCGGCATCTGGAGCCATGGCGGTCTCGAAGGCACGCCGATCGTCGAGAACGGCATGATCTACGTCACCGACGGCTGGGGCTCGGTCTACAAGATTGATGCGCGCGGCGGCAAAGGCCAATTGGTCTGGAAGATGGATCCGAAGACGGATCACGACTGGGCCGGCGCGATCGCCTGCTGCGGCGTCGACAATCGCGGCGTCGCGCTGTGGGGCGATCTCGTCGTCTCGCACACGCTCGATGGCCGCCTGATCGCAACCAACAAGGAGACCGGGCAGGTTGCCTGGCAGCGTCAGGTTGCGGATCCCGACAAGGGCGAGGTCATCACCGGTGCGCCGCTGATCGTGAAGAACATGGCGATCTCGGGTGTCGCCGGCGCCGAATACGGCATCCGCGGCTGGATCGCCGCGACCGATCTCGGCACGCAGAAGGAAGTCTGGCGCACGCACACCATTCCCGCGAAGGGCGAGCCCGGCAGCGAGACCTGGAAGGACAGCAACGACGCGGCCGCGGCCGGCGGCGGCTCGACCTGGGTGACCGGCACCTACGATCCGGCGACCGATACCATCATCTGGGGCGTCGGCAACCCCGGTCCCGACTGGGACAACGCCTATCGTCCGGGCGACAACCTCTACACCGACAGCTCGCTGGCGCTCGACGCCAACACCGGCAAGATCAAGTGGCACTATCAGCACACGCCGAACGATCCCTACGACTATGACAGCGTCGCCGAGAACGTCCTGGTCGACGTGCCCACGCCGAACGGACAGACCCAGAAGCTCGCCCTCGAGGCCGACCGCAACGGCTTCGCCTATGCGATCGACCGCACCAACGGCAAGTTCCTTTGGGGCCTGCCGTTCGTCAAGAAGGTGACCTGGACCAAGGGCCTCGATCCCGAGACCGGCAAGCCGATCGAGTACGATCCTAAGAACCCGGTGCAGCGCTACAATGCGTCGGTGACGCCGCATCGTGAGAACAAGGTCGCGGACATCTGCCCCGGCAACATGGGCGGCAAGAACTGGCCTCCGACCTCGTACAATCCGGACCTCAAGCTCTGGTACATCCCTGTCATCGAGAGCTGCAACCGGATCACCGTCGAAGAAGCGACAAAGGACAAGCTGAAGGCGCGCGAGTTCTGGACCGGCGGCGGACCGAGCCAGCCGTTCAAGATCACGGGCAGCGTGACCGCGATCGACGTCACCACCGGCAAGATCGCCGGCAAGATGGAAACGCCGTTCCCGAACCTCGGAGGCATGCTGTCGACGCCGGACTTGGTGTTCACCGGTCAGCCCTCGGGCGAGGTGATGGCGCTCGATGCCAAGACCCTGCAGAAGCTGTGGGAGTTCAACACCGGCGGCGGCGTCAACGCGCCTCCCGTGACCTTCACGGTCGACGGCAAGCAATATGTCGCGATCCTCGTCGGTCTCGGCGGCGCCTGGGACAAGTGGTTCATCGAATCGACGCCCGAGCTGAAGAAGATCCAGCCCGGCTCGATGCTCTACGTCTTCGCGCTGTGA
- a CDS encoding c-type cytochrome, with protein MAFLLISGSLASAQSAAPTDPTEAGKAVFKRANCVGCHKWHGNGGGGYGGDALSLRKTQLDRQHIIETVTCGRPGTGMPYFARGSYDTTKCYEMSRQDVGERMPPEGGTFLRPNDIEAVADYVLAHIKGRGEPTYDECTAFFGNTSRVCDIYKANATKPASEPSK; from the coding sequence TTGGCTTTCCTTCTCATCTCCGGTTCGCTCGCTTCGGCTCAGTCTGCTGCCCCCACCGATCCGACCGAGGCCGGCAAGGCGGTTTTCAAGCGCGCCAACTGCGTCGGCTGCCACAAATGGCACGGCAATGGCGGCGGCGGTTATGGCGGCGACGCGCTGTCGCTGCGCAAGACCCAGCTCGACCGCCAGCACATCATCGAGACCGTCACCTGCGGACGCCCCGGAACGGGCATGCCGTATTTTGCGCGTGGCTCATACGACACCACGAAGTGCTACGAGATGAGCCGGCAGGATGTCGGCGAGCGCATGCCCCCGGAGGGCGGCACGTTCCTGCGTCCCAACGATATCGAGGCGGTCGCGGACTACGTGCTCGCGCATATCAAGGGCCGTGGCGAGCCGACCTATGACGAGTGCACCGCCTTCTTCGGCAACACCTCGCGCGTCTGCGACATCTACAAGGCCAACGCGACCAAGCCTGCAAGCGAGCCATCCAAATGA
- a CDS encoding GntR family transcriptional regulator encodes MAPLKTEPSLTERVYQRILSDIVGGELPESARLIQDDLARDLGVSRQPVQQALLLLRNQGFVRDAPGRGLEVAPIDTDFIRDLYEIRSVAEGLACGLAATRGAERAAEEGPKLIAEGRRAEREHSVEKLIEADVRFHEFLYQISGNSVIQDTTQPHWLHLRRLMGEVLMRDETPRRIWDQHEDILNAVIAGDAQKAEDLARQHITRTATVLLARLSKQRDRVPVATPS; translated from the coding sequence GTGGCGCCGCTGAAGACCGAGCCGAGCCTGACCGAGCGAGTCTACCAGCGCATCCTCTCCGACATCGTCGGCGGAGAGCTGCCGGAATCCGCGCGCCTCATTCAGGACGATCTGGCGCGCGACCTCGGCGTGTCGCGGCAGCCGGTGCAGCAGGCGCTGCTGCTGTTGCGCAATCAGGGCTTCGTCCGCGACGCGCCAGGACGCGGTCTCGAAGTCGCGCCGATCGACACCGACTTCATCCGCGACCTCTATGAGATCCGCTCCGTGGCCGAAGGTTTGGCCTGCGGACTTGCGGCGACCCGCGGGGCCGAACGCGCGGCCGAGGAAGGTCCGAAGCTGATCGCGGAAGGCCGCCGCGCCGAACGCGAGCATTCGGTCGAGAAGCTGATCGAGGCGGACGTCAGGTTTCACGAATTCCTCTACCAGATCTCCGGCAACTCCGTCATCCAGGACACCACCCAGCCGCATTGGCTGCATCTGCGCCGGCTGATGGGCGAGGTGCTGATGCGCGACGAGACCCCGCGCCGGATCTGGGATCAGCATGAGGACATCCTCAACGCTGTCATCGCGGGCGATGCGCAAAAGGCGGAGGATCTCGCGCGTCAGCACATCACGCGGACCGCCACCGTGCTGTTGGCGCGGCTCTCCAAGCAGCGAGATCGCGTGCCCGTCGCGACGCCATCGTAA
- a CDS encoding AMP-binding protein, whose translation MRDLLNFGQMLSAHARTSPQRTGARDLERAMSFALWNERACRLANALLGLGLAKGDRVAILAYNCVEWCEIYAATAKAGLVALPINFRLTAPEVQFIVQNAEAAAFIVQDELVGLVEETRGDLGIADDLFIHFGRRPRPAGYRGYEDIIAAASSGEPDQQVALSDPWTLMYTSGTTGKPKGVLRSHRSAVLLSMVTEIELKLSRNDGALLVMPMCHANSLNFFGAFGYIGGLNSIYSRKSFDPEHAVTTLADGGSTFTSLVPTHYIMMLDLPRAVRALHDFSAITKLMISSAPARPETKREVMEMFPKSGLYELYGATETGWVTMLHPHEQFTKLGSVGRECVGAAPIRILDDAGNELPDGEAGELYSSNAHTFDCYWRLPDKTRESFRGDYCSVGDMARRDADGYIHLADRKSNMIISGGENIYPSEVEALVGAHPGVKDIAVIGLPDDKWGERVHAVIVPRDGMTVKECELADWAKERLAGFKRPRSYAFITDGEMPRNATGKILHRELKKRFS comes from the coding sequence ATGAGGGATCTCCTGAACTTTGGCCAGATGCTCTCGGCGCACGCCCGGACGTCGCCGCAGCGCACCGGCGCCCGCGACCTCGAGCGCGCGATGAGTTTTGCGCTGTGGAACGAGCGCGCCTGCCGGCTTGCCAATGCGCTGCTCGGGCTTGGTCTCGCCAAGGGCGATCGCGTCGCAATCCTCGCCTACAACTGCGTGGAGTGGTGTGAGATCTACGCTGCCACCGCCAAGGCCGGCCTCGTCGCGCTGCCGATCAATTTCCGCCTCACCGCGCCGGAGGTGCAGTTCATCGTCCAGAACGCGGAGGCGGCTGCTTTCATCGTGCAGGATGAACTCGTCGGCCTCGTCGAGGAGACGCGCGGAGATCTCGGCATCGCCGACGATCTCTTCATCCACTTCGGCAGGAGGCCGCGCCCGGCGGGCTATCGCGGCTATGAGGACATCATCGCCGCGGCGTCATCCGGCGAGCCCGACCAGCAGGTCGCGCTGTCTGACCCCTGGACCCTGATGTACACCTCGGGCACGACCGGCAAGCCGAAGGGCGTGCTGCGCAGCCATCGCAGCGCCGTGCTGCTGTCGATGGTCACCGAGATCGAGCTGAAGCTCAGCCGGAACGACGGCGCGCTGCTGGTGATGCCCATGTGTCATGCCAACTCGCTGAATTTCTTCGGCGCGTTCGGCTATATCGGCGGCCTCAATTCGATCTATTCGCGTAAGAGCTTCGATCCCGAGCACGCGGTGACGACGCTCGCCGACGGCGGCTCGACCTTCACCTCTCTGGTGCCGACGCACTACATCATGATGCTCGACCTGCCGCGCGCGGTCCGCGCGCTGCATGATTTCAGCGCGATCACCAAGCTGATGATCTCCTCGGCGCCGGCGCGCCCGGAGACCAAGCGCGAGGTGATGGAGATGTTTCCGAAGTCGGGCCTCTACGAGCTCTACGGCGCCACCGAGACCGGCTGGGTGACGATGCTGCATCCGCATGAGCAGTTCACCAAGCTCGGCTCTGTCGGCCGCGAATGCGTCGGCGCCGCGCCGATCCGCATTCTCGACGACGCCGGAAACGAGTTGCCGGACGGCGAGGCGGGCGAGCTCTATTCGTCCAACGCGCACACCTTCGATTGTTACTGGCGCCTGCCGGACAAGACGAGAGAATCGTTCCGCGGCGACTACTGCTCCGTCGGCGACATGGCCCGCCGCGACGCCGACGGCTACATCCACCTCGCTGATCGCAAGAGCAACATGATCATCTCCGGCGGCGAGAACATCTATCCATCCGAGGTCGAGGCGCTGGTCGGCGCGCATCCTGGTGTGAAGGACATCGCCGTAATCGGCCTGCCCGACGACAAATGGGGCGAGCGCGTCCATGCGGTGATCGTGCCGCGCGACGGCATGACGGTGAAGGAGTGCGAACTGGCGGATTGGGCCAAGGAGCGTCTCGCCGGCTTCAAGCGGCCGCGCTCCTATGCCTTCATCACCGACGGCGAGATGCCGCGCAACGCGACCGGCAAGATCCTGCATCGCGAGCTGAAGAAGAGATTTTCGTGA
- a CDS encoding formate/nitrite transporter family protein produces the protein MSSKATAPTFSPADDVEGVSDEQRQQIKAQSRPNAALIHETIRAEGESELERRWWAILLSGLAAGLSISLSLIVQGEFHAFVSDEAARRLFAPLGYTAGFLVVVLGRQQLFTENTLTPILPLLHHRDLKTLGQVARLWSLVLTANVAGTWAAAAALAYTDVFEPRVVDAFTEISRHTVEGPFSTTFARAVFAGWLIALMAWLLPAVRAARAHIVVVMTYLVALGQFAHVVAGSVECAFLVFKGDVSLADYAGAFFLPTLLGNIVGGTTLVAILNYGQVAAELDQDD, from the coding sequence GTGAGCAGCAAGGCAACCGCGCCGACCTTCAGCCCAGCCGACGACGTCGAGGGAGTCTCGGATGAGCAGCGACAGCAGATCAAGGCGCAGAGCCGGCCAAACGCCGCGCTGATCCACGAGACGATCCGCGCCGAGGGCGAAAGCGAATTGGAGCGGCGCTGGTGGGCGATCCTGCTGTCGGGCCTCGCCGCGGGCTTGTCGATCAGCCTCTCGCTGATCGTGCAAGGCGAGTTTCACGCCTTCGTCTCCGACGAAGCGGCCCGGCGGCTGTTCGCGCCGCTCGGCTATACCGCCGGCTTCCTCGTGGTCGTGCTCGGCCGGCAGCAATTGTTCACCGAGAACACGCTGACGCCGATCCTGCCGCTACTGCACCATCGCGATCTCAAGACGCTCGGACAGGTCGCGCGGCTGTGGAGCCTGGTGCTAACAGCCAACGTCGCGGGCACATGGGCGGCCGCCGCCGCGCTGGCTTACACCGACGTGTTCGAGCCGCGGGTCGTCGATGCCTTCACCGAGATCAGCCGGCACACGGTCGAGGGTCCGTTCTCTACGACGTTCGCGCGTGCAGTTTTCGCAGGCTGGCTGATCGCGCTGATGGCCTGGCTGCTGCCGGCGGTGCGCGCGGCACGCGCCCATATCGTGGTGGTAATGACCTATCTGGTGGCGCTGGGGCAGTTCGCGCACGTCGTCGCCGGCTCGGTCGAATGCGCATTCCTGGTGTTCAAGGGCGATGTCTCGCTCGCCGACTATGCCGGCGCGTTCTTCCTGCCCACCCTGCTCGGCAATATCGTTGGCGGCACGACGCTGGTCGCCATTCTCAACTATGGACAGGTCGCGGCGGAGCTCGACCAGGACGACTGA
- a CDS encoding AEC family transporter yields MQAVLNSALPIFALILTGFLCGRFGVFDRTATDNLNRFAVYLALPALIFTAMSKIGVEQVSQFGFIGAFCGGIAATFATGFVISRLRGRRVANASIEGLDAGYSNVGFMGIPMCLLVFGPDSAPASIIATLFTACVLFLFAIVVVEMDLQKGATLGATIAKVARSLLTSPLFIAPVAGLAVGLSGFPLPAPFMSFTSLLGGAASPAALVCIGLFLAQERVVTHDATSIAILVSLKLVMQPAVTALLAFHVFAMPPLWSHSAVILSALPIGSGPFTIAKLYGLEAGVTSGSILVSHLFAVLTVSLLVAWLAPG; encoded by the coding sequence ATGCAGGCCGTTCTCAATTCCGCTCTTCCCATCTTCGCGCTGATCCTCACCGGATTCCTGTGCGGACGCTTCGGTGTGTTCGATCGCACCGCGACCGACAATCTCAACCGCTTCGCGGTGTATCTGGCGCTGCCGGCGCTGATCTTCACGGCGATGTCCAAGATCGGCGTCGAGCAGGTCAGCCAGTTCGGCTTCATCGGCGCGTTCTGCGGCGGCATCGCCGCGACCTTCGCGACTGGCTTCGTGATCAGCCGCTTGCGCGGCCGTCGCGTCGCCAATGCCAGCATCGAGGGGCTGGACGCCGGCTACAGCAATGTCGGCTTCATGGGCATTCCGATGTGCCTGCTGGTGTTCGGGCCGGACAGTGCGCCGGCGTCGATCATCGCGACGCTCTTCACGGCCTGTGTGCTGTTCCTGTTCGCGATCGTCGTCGTCGAAATGGATCTGCAGAAGGGCGCGACACTCGGCGCCACCATCGCCAAGGTCGCGCGCTCGCTGCTGACGAGCCCATTGTTCATCGCGCCGGTCGCCGGGCTGGCGGTGGGGCTCAGCGGCTTTCCGCTGCCAGCGCCGTTCATGAGCTTCACGAGCCTGCTCGGTGGCGCGGCCTCGCCGGCGGCACTGGTCTGCATCGGTCTGTTCCTGGCACAGGAGCGCGTCGTCACGCACGATGCGACATCGATCGCCATCCTCGTCTCGCTGAAGCTCGTGATGCAGCCCGCGGTGACGGCGCTGCTCGCCTTTCACGTCTTTGCGATGCCGCCGCTGTGGTCGCATTCGGCCGTCATCCTGAGCGCGCTGCCAATCGGCTCGGGGCCGTTCACGATCGCCAAGCTCTACGGCCTCGAGGCCGGCGTCACCTCGGGCTCGATCCTGGTCTCGCACCTCTTCGCCGTGCTCACGGTCTCGCTGCTCGTGGCCTGGCTTGCGCCCGGCTGA
- a CDS encoding GntR family transcriptional regulator — translation MRIVPSAPSLVDQVVEAITDEIVSGVLAPGSRLIQDDLAQAYGVSRQPVQQALILLRGCGLVQSAPGRGLIVAPLDPNFVRDLYEMRAVLEGLAARLAAQRASDRAAREGPAYIAAGHEAVKSGLVSRKIETDIAFHRFLSEISGNALIDETMAPHWPCLKRVMSDVLQKEQSMSKTVWDEHEDILAAIIEGRTADAERLSRDHVSRAAGVFIHHIEAQQDDRPKQRRTLSTRKFSL, via the coding sequence ATGCGAATCGTGCCCTCTGCCCCATCTCTGGTCGACCAGGTCGTCGAAGCCATCACTGACGAGATCGTCAGCGGCGTGCTGGCGCCGGGATCGCGACTGATTCAGGATGATCTCGCCCAGGCCTACGGCGTCTCGCGCCAGCCTGTGCAGCAGGCCCTGATCCTGTTGCGCGGCTGTGGCTTGGTGCAGAGCGCGCCCGGCCGCGGCCTGATCGTCGCGCCGCTCGATCCGAACTTCGTGCGCGATCTCTATGAGATGCGCGCCGTGCTCGAAGGCCTGGCCGCACGGCTCGCGGCGCAGCGCGCCAGCGATCGCGCCGCGCGCGAAGGTCCCGCCTACATCGCGGCCGGACACGAGGCCGTCAAAAGCGGGCTCGTCAGCCGCAAGATCGAGACCGATATCGCCTTCCACCGCTTTCTCAGCGAGATCTCGGGAAACGCGCTAATCGACGAAACGATGGCGCCGCACTGGCCCTGTCTGAAGCGCGTGATGTCCGACGTGCTGCAGAAGGAGCAGAGCATGTCGAAGACGGTCTGGGATGAGCACGAGGACATTCTCGCAGCCATCATCGAAGGCCGCACCGCCGACGCCGAACGGCTCAGTCGCGATCACGTTTCGCGCGCCGCGGGCGTTTTCATCCATCACATCGAAGCCCAGCAGGACGACAGACCGAAGCAACGGCGCACGCTCTCCACGCGAAAGTTCTCGCTATGA